The Deinococcus aquaedulcis genome includes a region encoding these proteins:
- a CDS encoding type II toxin-antitoxin system Phd/YefM family antitoxin, translating to MTVFNMHDAKTQLSKLVDAAERGETVVIARNGKPAVQLTAVGAAGQRWSPEALAFFASAPSPELADFEIPEDDLLPLPERDLF from the coding sequence ATGACCGTCTTCAACATGCACGATGCCAAAACGCAGCTCAGTAAGCTGGTGGACGCCGCCGAGCGTGGTGAAACGGTGGTCATCGCCCGGAATGGCAAGCCTGCCGTCCAGCTCACCGCCGTGGGCGCAGCTGGGCAACGGTGGTCCCCCGAAGCGCTGGCCTTTTTCGCGTCTGCCCCTTCCCCCGAACTGGCCGACTTCGAGATTCCAGAAGATGACTTGCTGCCCCTGCCCGAGCGGGACCTCTTCTGA
- a CDS encoding PIN domain-containing protein: MDTDTISLAVRGEGAVRSHLAATPLAELAISSVTLMELEFGLSLKPARRAAVEAALNLWLPQVAVLDYGPQDARITAHIRTALRQQGTPIGPYDLLNAGLALARGLTLVTHNTREYERVDGLRLADWMGGSPDTI, translated from the coding sequence CTGGACACTGACACCATCAGCCTCGCTGTGCGGGGAGAGGGAGCGGTTCGGAGCCACCTTGCTGCCACGCCCCTGGCCGAACTGGCGATCAGCAGCGTCACCCTCATGGAACTGGAGTTTGGCCTGAGCCTCAAACCTGCCCGCCGGGCCGCCGTGGAGGCCGCCCTGAACCTGTGGCTGCCGCAGGTGGCGGTGCTGGACTACGGGCCGCAAGATGCCCGCATCACAGCGCACATCCGCACCGCCCTCCGTCAACAGGGCACACCCATCGGTCCCTATGACTTGCTGAACGCGGGGCTGGCGCTGGCGCGCGGCCTCACGCTGGTCACGCACAACACGCGCGAGTACGAGCGGGTGGACGGCTTGCGCCTTGCAGACTGGATGGGTGGCAGCCCCGACACGATTTGA